The Anolis carolinensis isolate JA03-04 chromosome 1, rAnoCar3.1.pri, whole genome shotgun sequence genome window below encodes:
- the cinp gene encoding cyclin-dependent kinase 2-interacting protein isoform X2 — translation MAALPGRETQPGLGGPREKEAEAGAELEARGWASLPPPPPPPATGMAAKSSTPKTPSLSVSARKIKDNAADWHNLIMKWETLNNNGFTTATKIVNIKIATESKENKLEIEHDDISSEPGKLSSDYNVELEACCTELLEIFKNMVKIHHKMERLCSTTKGICNLETYHHGDHAKPFFHTWPTPYFYEVSVKLLDMYSNELKLKETIVQEIAHTADQNLMMVYLSSWLYQPYIENTSTVLLESMLLETGHRPA, via the exons ATGGCGGCCTTGCCTGGAAGGGAGACCCAGCCAGGCCTCGGAGGCCCccgggagaaggaggcggaggcCGGGGCGGAGCTTGAGGCGAGAGGTTGGGCctcgcttcctcctcctcctcctcctccggcgaCGGGGATGGCCG CTAAAAGTTCAACTCCCAAGACACCTTCATTATCTGTCAGTGCAAGAAAAATTAAAGATAATGCAGCAGATTGGCACAATCTAATAATGAAGTGGGAGACGCTAAATAACAATGGATTTACGACTGCTACAAAAATTGTGAACATCAAAATTGCTACAGA atcaaaagaaaacaaattggaaatagaGCATGACGATATTTCCTCCGAACCTGGAAAACTGTCATCTgactacaatgtagaattagaGGCCTGCTGTACAGAACTACTCGAGATCTTCAAAAATATG GTAAAAATACATCATAAAATGGAAAGACTATGTTCAACAACCAAAGGGATCTGCAACTTAGAAACATACCATCACGGAGATCATGCAAAACCATTCTTCCATACGTGGCCCACTCCTTACTTCT ATGAAGTTTCAGTCAAGCTGTTGGACATGTATTCAAATGAACTGAAACTGAAAGAAACTATTGTTCAAGAGATTGCTCATACTGCTGACCAAAATCTCATGATGGTTTACTTATCATCATGGTTATACCAGCCGTACATCGAGAATACCAGCACAGTACTACTAGAAAGTATGTTATTGGAAACCGGACACAGACCTGCCTAA
- the cinp gene encoding cyclin-dependent kinase 2-interacting protein isoform X1, whose amino-acid sequence MAALPGRETQPGLGGPREKEAEAGAELEARGWASLPPPPPPPATGMAGKRATPGRSCTVRLTAQHGHCVDSQCAALQAKSSTPKTPSLSVSARKIKDNAADWHNLIMKWETLNNNGFTTATKIVNIKIATESKENKLEIEHDDISSEPGKLSSDYNVELEACCTELLEIFKNMVKIHHKMERLCSTTKGICNLETYHHGDHAKPFFHTWPTPYFYEVSVKLLDMYSNELKLKETIVQEIAHTADQNLMMVYLSSWLYQPYIENTSTVLLESMLLETGHRPA is encoded by the exons ATGGCGGCCTTGCCTGGAAGGGAGACCCAGCCAGGCCTCGGAGGCCCccgggagaaggaggcggaggcCGGGGCGGAGCTTGAGGCGAGAGGTTGGGCctcgcttcctcctcctcctcctcctccggcgaCGGGGATGGCCGGTAAGCGCGCTACGCCAGGCCGCAGCTGCACTGTGAGACTCACTGCACAACATGGTCACTGTGTAGACTCACAATGCGCTGCATTACAGG CTAAAAGTTCAACTCCCAAGACACCTTCATTATCTGTCAGTGCAAGAAAAATTAAAGATAATGCAGCAGATTGGCACAATCTAATAATGAAGTGGGAGACGCTAAATAACAATGGATTTACGACTGCTACAAAAATTGTGAACATCAAAATTGCTACAGA atcaaaagaaaacaaattggaaatagaGCATGACGATATTTCCTCCGAACCTGGAAAACTGTCATCTgactacaatgtagaattagaGGCCTGCTGTACAGAACTACTCGAGATCTTCAAAAATATG GTAAAAATACATCATAAAATGGAAAGACTATGTTCAACAACCAAAGGGATCTGCAACTTAGAAACATACCATCACGGAGATCATGCAAAACCATTCTTCCATACGTGGCCCACTCCTTACTTCT ATGAAGTTTCAGTCAAGCTGTTGGACATGTATTCAAATGAACTGAAACTGAAAGAAACTATTGTTCAAGAGATTGCTCATACTGCTGACCAAAATCTCATGATGGTTTACTTATCATCATGGTTATACCAGCCGTACATCGAGAATACCAGCACAGTACTACTAGAAAGTATGTTATTGGAAACCGGACACAGACCTGCCTAA